Proteins co-encoded in one Flavobacteriaceae bacterium MAR_2009_75 genomic window:
- a CDS encoding 16S rRNA (cytosine1402-N4)-methyltransferase, giving the protein MTETMEKMYHSPVLLQESVDGLAIKEDGVYVDVTFGGGGHSKEILKRLGSEGKLFAFDQDEDAFENALDDDRFTLIGENFRFIKQFLKFYGIRKVDGILADFGVSSHQFDKAERGFSTRFDADLDMRMSKRNVLSAYDVVNKYDYDELRKVLFQYGDLRNANAMATVIIEQRSNGAIKTTARLKEVLQKFLPNGREHKILAQIYQAIRIEVNQEIAVIEEFLLQTPDLLDEGGRLSLISYHSLEDRLVKRFIRAGQFEGEPEKDFYGNISVPFKKVGPLIVPSREEIKRNNRARSAKLRIAKRIQD; this is encoded by the coding sequence ATGACGGAGACGATGGAGAAGATGTATCATAGCCCGGTTTTGTTGCAAGAGTCCGTTGACGGGCTGGCCATAAAAGAAGATGGTGTGTATGTCGATGTCACTTTCGGTGGCGGTGGGCATTCAAAAGAGATATTGAAACGATTGGGAAGCGAAGGAAAATTGTTCGCTTTCGATCAAGATGAAGATGCGTTTGAAAATGCCCTTGACGATGATAGGTTTACGTTGATCGGAGAGAATTTCAGGTTCATCAAACAGTTTTTAAAGTTCTATGGCATTCGGAAAGTGGACGGAATTTTAGCCGATTTCGGGGTTTCATCACATCAGTTCGATAAGGCCGAACGTGGTTTTTCTACCCGTTTCGATGCCGACCTCGATATGAGAATGAGCAAGCGCAATGTTTTGTCGGCCTATGATGTGGTCAACAAATACGATTACGACGAGTTGCGAAAAGTGCTTTTTCAGTACGGTGACCTTCGCAATGCCAATGCAATGGCTACGGTAATCATAGAGCAGCGAAGTAATGGCGCGATCAAGACCACGGCCCGTTTGAAAGAGGTGTTGCAGAAGTTCTTGCCCAACGGCAGGGAGCATAAAATTTTGGCACAGATCTATCAGGCCATACGCATAGAGGTAAATCAAGAGATTGCCGTGATCGAGGAGTTTTTGCTGCAAACGCCCGATTTGTTGGATGAGGGCGGAAGGTTGAGCCTCATCAGCTACCACTCTCTAGAAGATCGTTTGGTAAAACGCTTTATACGTGCAGGGCAATTCGAAGGGGAACCGGAGAAAGATTTCTACGGAAACATTTCGGTACCGTTCAAGAAAGTGGGCCCATTGATAGTTCCTTCACGGGAAGAGATAAAAAGAAACAATCGCGCTCGAAGTGCGAAGCTAAGAATTGCGAAACGCATACAGGATTAA
- a CDS encoding pimeloyl-ACP methyl ester carboxylesterase — translation MENNIIEEGKYRYLEIGEGSPIIILHGLMGGLSNFHGVTDYFPKKGYKVLVPELPIYDMPMLKTNVKQFAKFLEDFIEFKGLKNVILLGNSLGGHIGLLHTKMYPEMVKALVITGSSGLYESAMGDGYPRRGDYEFIKKKAEAVFYDPAVATKDIVDEVFATVNDRNKIIKTLAIAKSAIRHNMASDLPTMETPTCIIWGKEDEVTPPDVADLFHELLPDSELFWIEKCGHAPMMEHPEEFNTILAAWFEKRGF, via the coding sequence ATGGAAAACAATATTATAGAAGAGGGAAAATACAGGTACTTGGAAATAGGGGAAGGCTCCCCCATCATTATTTTGCACGGCCTTATGGGCGGGCTTAGTAACTTTCACGGTGTCACCGATTATTTCCCCAAAAAAGGATACAAAGTTCTGGTGCCCGAACTACCTATTTACGACATGCCCATGTTGAAGACCAACGTGAAGCAGTTCGCTAAATTTCTTGAAGATTTCATTGAATTCAAGGGCCTGAAAAACGTGATTTTATTGGGCAATTCTCTAGGTGGGCATATCGGACTCTTACATACCAAAATGTACCCTGAAATGGTAAAGGCGCTCGTTATTACCGGCAGTTCCGGACTGTATGAGAGTGCTATGGGCGATGGCTACCCCAGAAGGGGCGACTATGAATTTATCAAAAAGAAGGCCGAGGCCGTTTTTTACGACCCCGCCGTTGCTACCAAAGATATCGTTGACGAAGTTTTTGCCACCGTGAACGACCGTAATAAAATAATCAAGACCTTGGCCATTGCCAAGAGCGCCATTCGGCACAATATGGCGAGTGACCTACCGACAATGGAAACCCCCACTTGTATTATTTGGGGAAAGGAAGACGAGGTAACCCCACCCGACGTGGCCGACCTGTTTCATGAGCTCTTGCCCGATTCTGAATTGTTCTGGATCGAGAAATGTGGTCACGCCCCGATGATGGAACACCCCGAAGAGTTCAATACCATATTGGCCGCCTGGTTCGAGAAACGAGGTTTCTAA
- a CDS encoding PhoD-like phosphatase: MKNYYLLPLIALFMLGCAEKKTAERVPPVTAPFDNVDTLSINDWWNRAENPIIDLKVERDQVVAFGIYTVSGGVLKMSAQLYPLYPEETRKVRLEIQQEGEWKEIQSAEVNDLGWSALFRVENWDDTANVPYRIRHGEKAMYEGLIRKNPVNKNEVSIAALSCNSNQDRGMRENYVRNINHQDPDLIFFAGDQSYDHTEHTAAWLKFGLQFRETFRNRPAISIPDDHDIGQGNLWGENGKKSTASGANDGGYTYHPEYVNMVERCQTAHLPDPYDPTPIEQGIGVYYTNLSWGGVDFAILEDRKFKSGPNGKIPQQGPRPDHIRNPEYDPASIDLPGLTLLGDRQLTFLEDWGQQNPDHLKVVLSQTGFCGGAHIHGNKKNRLHADLDSNGWPQTGRNKALQLIKDAKAVHIAGDQHLATVIQQGIDEFGDGPWSFVVPAIVNDYYSRWWWPEDEKAGPNPNTDTSLPWTGDYLDGFGNKISMMAYVNPESQSAGGGYGLTRLNKKEGTATFECWARDADVTQADAQQFEGWPITVALE; encoded by the coding sequence ATGAAGAATTACTACCTCTTACCCCTCATCGCCCTTTTTATGTTGGGCTGCGCCGAAAAGAAAACCGCCGAGCGCGTACCGCCCGTAACCGCTCCTTTTGATAATGTAGACACCCTCAGCATCAACGATTGGTGGAACCGCGCCGAGAACCCCATTATCGATTTAAAAGTAGAACGCGATCAAGTGGTAGCCTTTGGCATCTATACCGTTTCCGGGGGCGTGCTAAAAATGAGTGCCCAGCTCTACCCCCTATATCCGGAGGAGACTAGAAAGGTACGTCTCGAAATACAACAAGAAGGGGAATGGAAAGAAATACAGTCCGCCGAGGTGAACGACCTGGGCTGGTCGGCCCTGTTTCGAGTAGAAAATTGGGACGATACCGCCAACGTGCCCTACCGCATCCGCCATGGCGAAAAGGCGATGTACGAGGGCCTCATTCGCAAAAATCCCGTGAACAAAAACGAGGTTTCCATTGCGGCCCTGAGCTGCAACAGCAACCAAGATCGGGGTATGCGCGAAAACTATGTGCGCAACATCAACCACCAAGACCCCGACCTTATCTTTTTTGCCGGCGATCAATCGTACGACCATACCGAGCATACCGCTGCATGGTTGAAATTCGGACTACAGTTTCGGGAAACCTTTAGAAACCGACCTGCCATTAGCATACCCGACGACCACGATATTGGCCAGGGCAACCTTTGGGGCGAAAACGGTAAAAAATCGACCGCAAGCGGTGCCAATGACGGCGGCTATACCTACCACCCCGAGTATGTAAATATGGTAGAACGTTGCCAAACGGCCCATTTGCCCGACCCCTACGACCCTACCCCTATCGAACAGGGCATTGGTGTCTATTATACCAACCTCAGCTGGGGCGGGGTAGATTTTGCCATTCTGGAAGACCGCAAATTTAAATCGGGGCCGAACGGAAAAATACCGCAGCAAGGGCCGCGCCCCGATCATATTCGAAACCCCGAGTACGACCCGGCGAGTATCGACCTACCGGGGCTCACCCTTTTGGGCGACCGCCAATTGACGTTTTTAGAAGACTGGGGCCAACAGAACCCAGACCACCTCAAGGTAGTGCTTTCGCAGACCGGTTTTTGCGGGGGAGCCCATATTCATGGGAACAAGAAAAATAGGCTGCATGCCGACCTCGACAGTAACGGCTGGCCACAGACGGGCCGCAACAAGGCCCTACAGCTGATCAAAGATGCCAAGGCCGTACACATTGCCGGAGACCAGCATTTGGCGACGGTGATACAACAGGGTATCGATGAATTCGGTGACGGCCCCTGGTCTTTTGTGGTGCCCGCCATTGTCAACGATTATTACAGCCGTTGGTGGTGGCCCGAAGATGAAAAGGCCGGCCCCAACCCCAATACCGATACCAGCTTGCCGTGGACCGGCGATTATCTCGACGGTTTTGGCAATAAAATAAGTATGATGGCCTACGTGAACCCCGAAAGCCAATCTGCCGGGGGCGGCTACGGCCTTACCCGTTTGAACAAAAAAGAAGGTACGGCCACCTTTGAGTGTTGGGCCCGTGATGCCGATGTAACGCAAGCCGATGCCCAGCAATTTGAAGGCTGGCCGATTACGGTAGCTTTGGAATAG
- a CDS encoding cell division protein FtsI (penicillin-binding protein 3), translating into MAVTEKNILTRLYFVVACLFLFAGAILFKLVDIQLVQGEKYQALAMKRTEKMFTIAPNRGNLYSDDGSLLATSVSRYTIRFDAVTVKDADFKENIVPLSNALSKMLGKSSSHYQQVFRKARVNKNRYALIARNLDYSDYMAVKEFPLFNKGPYKGGLIIEQKTVREHPLGKIAERSVGYERVDENGYYTRVGLEGAFGQYLRGVEGKRLKQKIAKGQWKPIGWENIVEPKDGYDVISTIDINIQDIAHHALLGQLEKYKADHGCVIVMETETGEVKAISNLGRTEAGKYYERLNYAIGESHEPGSTFKLMTMVAALEDQVKDTSDIIDTEKGTWKIYNHTVRDSKHGGYGEISFAKAFEVSSNTAFAQVIHNGYKSNPDKFVNRLMAMNVHRELDLPIRGEGKPVLRSPGDKGWSGLSLAQMAYGYEVSMTPLQTLTFYNAIANDGEMVKPRLIKEVKEWNQTIEKFDKEVIDASICSKETAAKVQELLKNVVEKEHGTGHGLYSPNFSMAGKTGTAQKNYVSKDPDKLKYISTFAGYFPADNPKYSCIVVIHEPDKSVGYYGADVSGPVFKSIAQKVYATSPLIDEVEMDKVEDEDLEKNYQEYYAEAQKKYNKVPNVQGMSGMDAISILENLGIEVEVKGNGKVKRQSVSHGTDIKQTKKITLELS; encoded by the coding sequence GTGGCCGTAACCGAAAAGAACATATTGACCCGATTGTACTTCGTGGTGGCATGTCTATTCTTGTTCGCCGGGGCCATTCTATTCAAACTGGTCGACATTCAATTGGTGCAGGGCGAAAAGTACCAAGCACTGGCCATGAAGCGTACCGAGAAGATGTTTACCATTGCGCCGAATCGGGGTAACCTGTATTCCGATGATGGTAGTTTGTTGGCTACTTCGGTTTCTCGCTATACCATTCGATTTGACGCCGTTACGGTAAAAGATGCCGATTTCAAAGAGAATATAGTTCCGCTTTCAAATGCCCTGTCTAAAATGTTGGGCAAATCGTCTTCGCATTATCAGCAGGTATTCAGAAAGGCCAGAGTGAACAAAAACAGGTATGCCTTGATCGCCAGAAATTTGGACTATTCAGATTATATGGCGGTGAAAGAGTTTCCTCTTTTTAATAAAGGTCCGTATAAGGGCGGCTTGATCATCGAGCAAAAAACCGTTCGTGAGCATCCTTTAGGTAAGATTGCGGAACGTAGCGTGGGTTATGAGCGTGTCGATGAGAACGGGTATTATACACGAGTGGGATTGGAAGGCGCTTTCGGTCAGTATTTAAGAGGGGTCGAAGGCAAAAGGTTAAAGCAAAAGATAGCAAAAGGACAATGGAAGCCTATCGGATGGGAGAACATTGTCGAGCCCAAAGACGGTTATGACGTTATTTCTACCATCGATATCAATATACAGGATATTGCCCACCATGCCTTATTGGGGCAGTTGGAAAAATATAAAGCGGACCATGGCTGTGTCATTGTTATGGAAACCGAGACCGGCGAGGTAAAGGCGATTTCCAATTTGGGCCGTACCGAAGCCGGAAAATACTACGAGCGGTTGAACTATGCCATTGGCGAGTCTCATGAACCCGGATCGACCTTTAAGCTAATGACCATGGTCGCTGCTTTGGAAGATCAAGTGAAAGATACCAGCGATATCATCGACACCGAAAAGGGAACATGGAAAATATACAACCACACGGTTCGAGATTCGAAGCATGGCGGCTATGGTGAAATTTCTTTTGCCAAAGCTTTTGAGGTGTCTTCGAATACGGCTTTTGCCCAGGTAATCCATAATGGGTACAAGTCGAATCCTGATAAGTTCGTAAACCGTTTGATGGCGATGAACGTTCATCGTGAGCTTGACCTGCCCATCAGGGGCGAAGGTAAGCCCGTTCTTCGATCACCGGGCGATAAAGGTTGGTCGGGCCTTTCATTGGCGCAAATGGCCTATGGGTATGAAGTTTCTATGACACCCCTGCAAACGCTGACATTTTACAATGCCATTGCCAACGATGGTGAAATGGTAAAGCCAAGATTGATCAAAGAAGTAAAGGAGTGGAACCAGACCATCGAAAAATTCGATAAAGAGGTAATCGATGCTTCCATCTGTTCAAAAGAAACGGCAGCAAAAGTCCAAGAGCTTTTGAAGAATGTGGTAGAAAAGGAGCATGGTACCGGTCACGGACTTTATTCTCCCAATTTTTCAATGGCGGGAAAAACGGGTACTGCCCAAAAGAACTACGTTTCAAAAGATCCCGATAAGCTAAAATACATTTCTACGTTCGCCGGATATTTTCCAGCGGATAATCCGAAGTACTCCTGTATCGTGGTCATTCACGAGCCTGATAAGAGTGTAGGTTACTACGGTGCCGATGTTTCGGGCCCGGTATTTAAATCCATAGCACAAAAGGTATACGCCACTTCACCATTGATCGATGAGGTCGAGATGGATAAGGTAGAAGATGAAGACCTTGAAAAGAACTATCAAGAATATTACGCCGAAGCCCAAAAAAAGTACAATAAAGTGCCTAATGTTCAGGGTATGAGCGGTATGGATGCGATTTCGATTTTAGAAAACCTCGGTATCGAAGTTGAGGTCAAAGGCAACGGAAAAGTAAAAAGACAGTCCGTATCACATGGTACCGACATCAAACAAACAAAGAAAATAACCCTAGAGCTATCTTGA
- a CDS encoding UDP-N-acetylmuramoylalanyl-D-glutamate--2,6-diaminopimelate ligase, with protein MKLLKDILYGAGLNAVNGSTDILVNEICFDSRKVAIDDVFVAIKGTLTDGHLYIQKAVDLGAKAIVCEEFPQLLVDGITYVEVEDGNTALAVMASNYYGNPSKNLKLVGVTGTNGKTTISSLLYQLFKKAGYKVGLLSTIKIMVDDTVHATTHTTPDALTINKHLSLMNEVGVEFCFMEVSSHGIHQKRTKGLVFEGAIFTNLSHDHLDYHKTFAEYRDTKKILFDELPKKAFALTNIDDKNGAVMLQNTKAKKYTYALQNFADFRGQILEAQFTGQLLKINELELWSKLIGHFNASNMLAIYATADLLGLETLETLRLLSELDNVDGRFQHHISATKITAIVDYAHTPDALKNVLETIHTLRTGNERVITVVGCGGDRDSSKRPVMGHIASEMSSQAIFTSDNPRSESPGAIINDMEAGVEVQNVKKTLSIENREQAIKAACQMAESEDIILIAGKGHETYQETNGKRIDFDDFKIVKNLLKDLNK; from the coding sequence TTGAAACTGTTAAAGGACATATTATATGGGGCCGGCCTTAATGCCGTAAACGGTTCTACCGATATTTTGGTAAACGAAATTTGTTTCGATTCGAGAAAGGTCGCTATAGACGATGTTTTCGTTGCCATTAAAGGAACCCTGACCGATGGTCACCTTTACATTCAAAAAGCGGTGGATTTAGGTGCCAAGGCCATCGTATGTGAAGAATTTCCCCAGTTGTTGGTCGATGGTATTACCTATGTCGAGGTCGAAGATGGTAACACGGCTTTAGCGGTCATGGCTTCCAATTATTATGGTAATCCCTCTAAAAATCTAAAATTGGTCGGGGTTACGGGTACCAACGGTAAAACGACGATCAGTAGCCTGTTATATCAGTTGTTCAAAAAAGCGGGGTACAAGGTGGGGCTGCTTTCCACTATAAAAATTATGGTCGATGATACGGTTCATGCGACCACACATACCACGCCCGATGCTTTGACCATCAACAAGCATCTAAGTTTAATGAACGAGGTGGGTGTTGAATTTTGCTTTATGGAGGTCAGTTCCCATGGTATTCACCAAAAGAGAACCAAAGGTTTGGTCTTTGAAGGTGCCATCTTTACGAACCTTTCGCACGATCATTTAGACTACCACAAGACTTTTGCCGAATACCGTGACACGAAGAAGATACTCTTTGACGAGTTACCGAAGAAAGCCTTCGCCCTCACCAATATCGACGACAAAAACGGTGCGGTGATGTTGCAGAATACCAAGGCCAAAAAATATACTTATGCGTTGCAGAACTTCGCCGATTTTCGAGGTCAGATTCTAGAGGCACAGTTTACCGGGCAACTGTTAAAAATTAACGAACTAGAGCTGTGGTCAAAACTAATAGGCCACTTCAATGCCTCGAATATGTTGGCTATTTACGCCACGGCAGATTTATTGGGGCTCGAGACACTTGAGACCCTACGACTTTTGAGTGAACTCGATAATGTAGATGGCAGGTTTCAACACCACATATCTGCGACGAAGATAACGGCGATAGTGGATTATGCCCATACGCCGGATGCACTTAAAAACGTGTTGGAGACTATCCACACGTTGAGAACTGGAAATGAACGCGTCATCACCGTTGTGGGGTGTGGTGGCGATAGAGACAGCTCTAAGCGTCCGGTTATGGGTCATATCGCGTCAGAGATGAGCAGTCAGGCGATTTTTACTTCAGACAATCCTAGAAGTGAATCGCCTGGTGCCATTATCAATGATATGGAGGCCGGTGTCGAAGTACAGAATGTCAAGAAAACCCTTTCTATCGAAAATAGGGAACAGGCCATTAAAGCCGCTTGTCAAATGGCAGAGTCGGAAGACATCATCTTAATTGCAGGCAAGGGCCATGAAACCTATCAAGAAACCAATGGAAAACGGATAGATTTTGATGATTTCAAGATTGTAAAGAACCTATTAAAAGATTTGAATAAATAA
- a CDS encoding MraZ protein encodes MINFIGTYDCKADAKGRVMVPVALKNQMAPVLNKGFVIKRSVFQPCLELYPMEEWNLLMQKMNKKNRFKKKNNDFIRRFSAGVKIVEVDATGRLLIPKNLVEIAKIDKEVVLSSAINIIEIWDKDSYEKVLEETAEDFAALAEEVMGDDGDDGEDVS; translated from the coding sequence GTGATCAATTTCATTGGAACATACGATTGTAAAGCTGATGCCAAAGGTAGGGTAATGGTTCCGGTTGCGCTAAAAAATCAGATGGCACCTGTGCTAAATAAAGGCTTTGTGATCAAAAGGTCGGTTTTTCAGCCCTGCTTGGAATTGTACCCGATGGAAGAGTGGAATTTGCTCATGCAGAAGATGAACAAGAAGAATCGGTTCAAGAAAAAGAACAACGATTTTATTCGACGTTTTTCGGCAGGGGTAAAGATTGTAGAGGTCGATGCCACCGGACGGTTGTTGATACCTAAAAATCTTGTTGAGATTGCCAAGATCGATAAAGAGGTAGTGTTGAGTTCCGCTATCAATATTATTGAGATTTGGGATAAGGACAGCTACGAGAAGGTGCTGGAAGAAACTGCGGAAGACTTTGCCGCATTGGCCGAAGAAGTCATGGGAGATGACGGAGACGATGGAGAAGATGTATCATAG
- a CDS encoding metallo-beta-lactamase class B, giving the protein MIQKLPFVLFLALLLVCCKSQKPKATYTSENLKIIPLTENSFIHVSYLQTDSFGKVACNGLVYINGNEAVVVDTPVDAEVSEELIRWITETRQKNITAVVANHFHDDCVGGLEAFHQKGIPSYGNELTLELAEKEGNHIPQNGFTETLEMQVGNAKIIHRFMGEGHTRDNIVSYVPEDQLLFGGCLVKEMNASEGYLGDANVSEWSTTALQVKNTFPELKIVIPGHGSHGGTELLDYTAQLFKEP; this is encoded by the coding sequence ATGATCCAAAAACTGCCTTTCGTTCTTTTCTTGGCCCTGTTACTGGTTTGTTGTAAGTCTCAAAAACCCAAAGCTACTTACACTTCCGAGAATTTAAAGATTATACCCCTTACCGAAAATAGCTTTATTCATGTTTCTTATTTGCAAACGGATTCCTTTGGAAAAGTAGCCTGTAACGGACTCGTGTATATAAACGGAAACGAGGCCGTGGTGGTCGATACGCCCGTGGATGCAGAGGTAAGCGAAGAATTGATCCGTTGGATTACAGAAACACGGCAAAAAAACATTACCGCCGTGGTCGCCAACCATTTTCATGACGACTGTGTGGGCGGGCTGGAAGCCTTTCATCAAAAAGGGATTCCCTCCTACGGCAATGAACTGACGCTGGAGCTGGCCGAAAAAGAGGGCAACCACATACCGCAAAACGGCTTTACCGAAACCTTGGAAATGCAGGTGGGCAATGCTAAGATCATTCACCGATTTATGGGCGAAGGCCACACCCGAGACAATATCGTGAGCTACGTACCCGAAGACCAGCTGCTTTTTGGCGGCTGTTTGGTAAAGGAAATGAATGCCAGCGAAGGCTACTTGGGCGATGCCAATGTTAGCGAATGGAGCACTACCGCCCTGCAGGTAAAAAATACTTTTCCTGAACTAAAAATTGTGATTCCCGGCCATGGCTCACATGGCGGCACCGAACTTTTAGACTATACCGCTCAACTTTTTAAAGAACCCTAA
- a CDS encoding GTP-binding protein, with amino-acid sequence MHIKSANFIISNTDVAKCPNEVLPEYAFIGRSNVGKSSLINMLTERKSLAKTSGRPGKTQLINHFKINENWFLVDLPGYGYARVSKKSKKTFQKYITDYFAKREQLVCAFVLVDIRHEPQKIDMEFMEWLGENSVPFCIIFTKADKLKPQAIERNVTAYLKELEKGVWEEAPAYFITSSSKNLGRDELLAYIEGINIEFFKALQN; translated from the coding sequence GTGCATATTAAATCGGCTAATTTTATCATCAGTAATACCGACGTGGCCAAGTGCCCGAACGAAGTCTTGCCCGAATACGCCTTTATCGGGCGATCCAATGTGGGCAAATCGTCGCTTATAAATATGCTGACCGAGCGTAAAAGTTTGGCGAAGACTTCCGGCCGGCCGGGAAAAACCCAACTGATCAACCATTTTAAAATCAATGAAAATTGGTTTTTGGTCGATTTACCGGGCTATGGCTATGCCCGTGTCTCAAAAAAGAGCAAAAAGACCTTTCAGAAATACATTACCGATTACTTCGCCAAGCGAGAACAACTGGTCTGTGCCTTTGTTCTGGTCGACATTCGCCACGAGCCCCAAAAAATCGATATGGAGTTTATGGAGTGGCTCGGCGAAAATAGCGTGCCCTTCTGCATCATCTTTACCAAGGCCGATAAACTAAAACCACAGGCCATCGAAAGAAACGTGACCGCCTATCTCAAAGAATTGGAAAAAGGGGTTTGGGAAGAGGCCCCCGCCTATTTTATCACCTCCTCTTCTAAAAATCTCGGACGGGACGAACTGCTGGCCTATATCGAAGGTATCAACATCGAATTCTTTAAGGCGCTTCAAAACTAA